A single region of the Ancylobacter novellus DSM 506 genome encodes:
- the metK gene encoding methionine adenosyltransferase — MSRQAYLFTSESVSEGHPDKVCDRISDEVVDAFFKHGPEYGWDPSQLRVAAETLATTNRVVIAGETRGPAQITRDYLIHRARLAIKDIGYEQDGFHWENAEIDVLLHAQSADIAQGVDSANNKDEGAGDQGIMFGYACRETPELMPAPIFYSHKILKRLAEARHSGESTVLGPDAKSQVTVRYEDGKPVEVTQIVLSTQHLDADLSSHDVQSIVEPYIRETLPEGWITPATVWHVNPTGKFVIGGPDGDCGLTGRKIIVDTYGGAAPHGGGAFSGKDPTKVDRSAAYAARYLAKNVVAAGLADRCTIQLAYAIGVSDPLAVYVDLYGTGKVEEAKLEKILREVMNLRPRGIREHLGLNKPIYARTSAYGHFGRAPEADGGFSWERTDLADTIKAAMA; from the coding sequence GTGTCCCGCCAAGCCTATCTGTTCACCAGCGAATCCGTTTCCGAAGGCCACCCGGACAAGGTGTGCGACCGCATCTCCGACGAGGTGGTGGACGCCTTCTTCAAGCACGGCCCGGAATATGGCTGGGATCCGAGCCAGCTGCGCGTCGCCGCCGAGACGCTCGCCACCACCAACCGCGTGGTGATCGCCGGCGAGACCCGCGGCCCGGCGCAGATCACCCGCGACTACCTCATCCACCGCGCCCGGCTCGCCATCAAGGACATCGGCTACGAGCAGGACGGCTTCCACTGGGAGAACGCCGAGATCGACGTGCTGCTGCACGCCCAGTCGGCCGACATCGCCCAGGGCGTCGATTCCGCCAACAACAAGGATGAGGGCGCCGGTGACCAGGGCATCATGTTCGGTTATGCCTGCCGCGAGACGCCCGAGCTGATGCCGGCGCCGATCTTCTATTCCCACAAGATTCTCAAGCGCCTCGCCGAGGCCCGCCATTCCGGCGAGAGCACCGTGCTCGGCCCGGACGCCAAGAGCCAGGTGACGGTGCGCTACGAGGACGGCAAGCCGGTCGAGGTCACCCAGATCGTCCTGTCGACCCAGCATCTCGACGCCGACCTGTCGTCGCACGACGTGCAGTCGATCGTGGAGCCCTATATCCGCGAGACGCTGCCGGAAGGCTGGATCACGCCGGCGACCGTGTGGCACGTCAACCCGACCGGCAAGTTCGTCATCGGCGGCCCCGACGGCGACTGCGGCCTCACCGGGCGCAAGATCATCGTCGACACCTATGGCGGTGCGGCCCCGCATGGCGGCGGCGCCTTCTCCGGCAAGGACCCGACCAAGGTCGACCGTTCCGCCGCCTATGCCGCGCGCTACCTCGCCAAGAACGTGGTCGCCGCCGGCCTCGCCGATCGCTGCACCATCCAGCTCGCCTATGCCATCGGCGTGTCCGACCCGCTCGCGGTCTATGTCGACCTCTACGGCACCGGCAAGGTGGAGGAAGCCAAGCTCGAGAAGATCCTGCGCGAGGTCATGAACCTTCGCCCGCGCGGCATCCGCGAGCATCTCGGCCTCAACAAGCCGATCTATGCCCGCACCTCGGCATATGGCCATTTCGGCCGCGCGCCGGAAGCCGATGGCGGCTTCTCCTGGGAGCGCACCGACCTCGCCGACACCATCAAGGCCGCGATGGCCTGA
- a CDS encoding helix-turn-helix domain-containing protein — protein sequence MTKKSPNPIDKHVGSRVRMRRMMIGMSQEKLGENLGITFQQIQKYEKGTNRIGASRLQNISNVLGVPVSFFFEGAPNVGIANTGFAEDASPAYVSDFLATTEGLALTRAFLKIADSKVRRRIVDLVEALASENAS from the coding sequence ATGACCAAGAAGTCTCCTAATCCAATCGACAAGCACGTCGGCAGCCGGGTGCGCATGCGCCGCATGATGATTGGCATGAGTCAGGAGAAGCTCGGCGAGAATCTCGGCATCACCTTCCAGCAGATCCAGAAATACGAGAAGGGCACCAACCGGATCGGCGCCAGCCGGCTGCAGAACATCTCCAACGTGCTGGGTGTTCCGGTCTCCTTCTTCTTCGAAGGCGCGCCGAATGTGGGAATCGCCAATACCGGCTTCGCCGAGGATGCCTCGCCGGCCTATGTCTCGGATTTTCTCGCGACCACCGAAGGACTTGCGCTCACCCGCGCCTTCCTGAAGATCGCCGATTCCAAGGTCCGCCGCCGCATCGTCGATCTCGTCGAGGCGCTCGCCAGCGAGAACGCAAGCTAG
- the lnt gene encoding apolipoprotein N-acyltransferase produces MLTPELLRTAPLRWRALAALAAGGLSALAMPPFGLWPVLALTLPVLVFLLDASMRLPLGRALRSAFAAGWLFGFGYFVAGLWWIGEAFLVQADMFAWLIPFAVLGLPAYLALFTGLGCAMARLAWTPGPGRLLIFAVALTMSEWLRGIALTGFPWNDFGYALAGDLRFAQAASVIGLLGLCFLTLATLAAPAALFDGQFSARARRVPLALAVLVLAGLWGAGQWRLATTQVGDVPGARLRLMQPDLPQDAKFRYDARRTVMDLYVATSQSQGGLDGVTHLFWPESAFPFFLEHEPEAIARIAELLPDGATLITGAARIKPDPTRARPDVFNSLRVLGSDGAVLGNADKVHLVPFGEYLPFQETMEWLGLQQLTRQRGGFAAAQERSLLAIPGLPAAVPLICYEAIFPDEVMPAGLAAGQRPGFLLNMSNDAWFGLTPGPYQHFEQARLRAIEQGLPLVRVTNNGISAIVDPLGRTRGLLPLGARGILDGTLPLTLESTIYATYGNLIPLILVVLGLLLAIALRQRDMHV; encoded by the coding sequence ATGCTGACGCCGGAGCTGCTTCGGACGGCGCCACTGCGCTGGCGCGCGCTCGCCGCGCTGGCGGCCGGCGGGCTCTCCGCGCTCGCCATGCCGCCCTTCGGCCTGTGGCCGGTGCTGGCGCTCACCTTGCCGGTGCTGGTGTTCCTGCTCGACGCCTCGATGCGGCTCCCGCTCGGGCGCGCGCTGCGCTCGGCCTTCGCCGCCGGCTGGCTGTTCGGCTTCGGCTACTTCGTCGCCGGCCTGTGGTGGATCGGCGAGGCCTTCCTCGTCCAGGCGGACATGTTCGCCTGGTTGATACCCTTCGCCGTCCTCGGCCTGCCGGCCTATCTCGCGCTGTTCACCGGGCTCGGTTGCGCCATGGCGCGGCTCGCCTGGACGCCGGGGCCGGGGCGGCTGCTGATCTTCGCCGTGGCGCTCACCATGAGCGAATGGCTGCGTGGCATCGCGCTGACCGGCTTCCCCTGGAACGATTTCGGCTATGCGCTGGCCGGCGACCTGCGCTTTGCCCAGGCCGCTTCGGTGATCGGGCTGCTGGGGCTGTGCTTCCTCACCCTGGCGACGCTGGCCGCCCCCGCCGCGCTGTTCGACGGACAATTCTCCGCCCGCGCCCGGCGGGTGCCGCTGGCGCTCGCCGTGCTGGTGCTGGCGGGGCTATGGGGGGCCGGCCAATGGCGGCTCGCCACCACGCAGGTCGGCGACGTGCCCGGCGCGCGGCTGCGGCTGATGCAGCCGGACCTGCCGCAGGACGCCAAGTTCCGCTACGACGCCCGCCGCACGGTGATGGACCTCTATGTCGCCACGAGCCAGAGCCAGGGCGGGCTCGACGGCGTCACCCACCTGTTCTGGCCGGAATCGGCCTTCCCCTTCTTCCTCGAGCACGAGCCCGAGGCGATCGCGCGCATCGCGGAGCTGCTGCCGGACGGCGCGACGCTGATCACCGGCGCCGCGCGCATCAAGCCGGACCCGACCCGGGCGCGCCCGGACGTGTTCAACAGCCTCCGGGTGCTCGGCTCCGACGGCGCCGTGCTCGGCAATGCCGACAAGGTGCACCTCGTTCCTTTCGGCGAATATCTGCCGTTTCAGGAAACGATGGAATGGCTGGGCTTACAGCAGCTCACCCGCCAGCGCGGCGGCTTCGCAGCAGCGCAGGAGCGTTCCCTGCTCGCCATTCCCGGCCTGCCGGCGGCGGTGCCGCTGATCTGCTACGAGGCGATCTTCCCCGACGAGGTGATGCCCGCGGGCCTTGCCGCCGGGCAGAGGCCGGGCTTCCTGCTCAACATGTCCAACGACGCCTGGTTCGGCCTGACGCCCGGCCCGTACCAGCATTTCGAGCAGGCGCGACTCAGGGCGATCGAGCAGGGTCTGCCGCTGGTTCGGGTCACCAATAACGGCATTTCCGCCATCGTCGACCCGCTCGGACGAACCCGCGGCCTGCTACCTCTGGGTGCACGCGGAATTCTCGACGGAACGCTGCCGCTGACGCTTGAGTCGACAATATATGCTACATACGGCAATTTAATACCGCTTATCCTCGTCGTATTGGGCCTATTGCTAGCGATTGCGCTCCGGCAGCGCGATATGCACGTCTAG